The Sphaeramia orbicularis chromosome 16, fSphaOr1.1, whole genome shotgun sequence genome window below encodes:
- the c1r gene encoding complement component 1, r subcomponent, whose amino-acid sequence MFLLSEKQQQQPIGLQIRDEVDLLFLYVSICESGPLPDPGPVMYGEVQSPQYPGPYPPNLQEQWDLSVPEGFQIRLTFTHLDIEASAGCHYDSLTVLYNGKVLGKFCGQENSADGHHPGNQNILSPGNRLTLVLQTDDGNPERHQNIGFSAQYQAIDIDECSAPEPRSGSGPLCSQICLNTLGSYLCSCYHGYELRQDQRTCVLSCVGGIFDEPEGHLSSPGYPNPPPHAVDCQYVISVESGFIISLNFTENFQIESLDTEEGLSCPYHWLQVAISGREPRKLCGEKSPGLMVTNSNKVTLDYHIDTKGQSNGWSLDYSTERVKCPSPGSVPQGRVTPVLAEYFYRDYVFVRCDQGYKLMMNGYEIDSFSAMCQSNGQWHLPLPECHIIDCGEPEPLLNGGLTFLSGFQNQYRSVVQYHCNEPFYSTLSGDNVSLTCDADRKWRAINDVTLLPTCIPVCGQPTNLLSSYQRIIGGSDAPEGAIPWQTLLTVDGNRGGGMVIADRWVMTAAHVLVNNGVEATTQTLRVATGIIEVDSSRLSTTRVASIHIHPGYNKLDKLQYDNDIALIKLQDRLTFNSSVMPICLPPDGATYTPSIAGLSSGFGITTDREGKQLITNRLQYVRLPVVTQQNCRNSINALKRTNNQVPSLTDNMFCAGVPEGGKDSCQGDSGSAFALRDDGKFWAAGIVSWGVDCGVPGRYGVYTKVINYVDWIRNTMQEN is encoded by the exons atgttccTCCTGAGTgagaaacagcagcagcaaccGATCGGTTTACAGATCAGAGATGAGGTGGACTTACT GTTTCTGTATGTGTCAATATGTGAGAGTGGGCCGCTTCCTGACCCTGGGCCGGTAATGTATGGGGAGGTCCAGTCCCCTCAGTACCCCGGGCCTTACCCTCCCAACCTGCAGGAGCAGTGGGACCTCAGCGTACCAGAGGGCTTCCAGATCCGGCTCACCTTCACACATCTGGACATTGAAGCTTCAGCAGGCTGCCATTATGACTCCCTCACA GTTCTCTACAATGGAAAGGTCCTGGGGAAGTTTTGTGGGCAGGAGAATTCTGCTGATGGACATCATCCTGGCAATCAGAACATCTTGTCTCCAGGCAATAGACTCACCCTCGTCCTCCAGACAGACGACGGCAACCCAGAGCGCCACCAAAACATTGGCTTCTCTGCTCAGTACCAGGCCATAG ACATAGATGAGTGTTCAGCACCAGAACCTCGAAGTGGATCAGGTCCACTCTGCTCTCAGATCTGTCTCAACACCCTGGGTTCATACCTCTGCTCTTGTTACCATGGCTACGAGCTTCGCCAAGACCAACGCACCTGTGTTT TATCTTGTGTTGGTGGTATATTTGATGAGCCAGAGGGACATCTATCCAGTCCAGGATATCCAAACCCCCCACCTCATGCCGTGGACTGTCAGTATGTCATCTCAGTAGAATCCGGCTTCATCATTTCTCTCAACTTCACCGAAAACTTCCAAATTGAGAGTCTGGACACTGAAGAGGGCCTGAGCTGTCCCTATCACTGGTTGCAG GTGGCCATCTCAGGTCGAGAGCCCAGGAAGCTGTGTGGTGAAAAGAGTCCAGGTTTAATGGTTACAAACTCCAACAAGGTCACACTAGACTACCACATCGACACTAAAGGACAGAGTAATGGCTGGAGTCTGGACTACAGCACAGAGA GGGTGAAGTGTCCATCTCCAGGTAGTGTCCCTCAAGGCAGAGTCACTCCTGTCTTAGCGGAATATTTCTACAGAGACTACGTCTTTGTGCGATGTGACCAAGGATACAAGCTCATGAtg AATGGTTATGAGATTGACAGTTTCTCCGCCATGTGCCAAAGCAACGGACAGTGGCACCTCCCTCTGCCAGAATGCCACA TAATTGATTGTGGAGAACCGGAGCCACTGCTGAATGGAGGCCTGACCTTCCTGAGCGGTTTTCAGAACCAGTACCGTTCTGTTGTTCAGTATCACTGCAATGAACCATTTTATTCCACCCTCAGTGGTGACAATG TTAGTTTAACCTGTGATGCAGACAGAAAATGGAGAGCCATCAATGATGTTACGCTACTGCCAACATGCATACCAG TTTGTGGTCAGCCCACAAATCTCCTGTCCTCCTATCAGAGGATCATTGGAGGAAGTGATGCTCCAGAAGGCGCCATCCCCTGGCAAACGCTACTGACTGTGGATGGCAACAGAGGAGGAGGCATGGTGATTGCAGACCGCTGGGTTATGACAGCAGCTCATGTCCTTGTGAATAATGGAGTGGAAGCAACAACCCAGACGCTACGA GTAGCAACAGGAATCATTGAGGTCGACTCCTCGAGGCTCTCTACAACAAGAGTTGCCTCAATTCATATTCACCCTGGATACAACAAGCTGGACAAGTTACAGTATGACAATGACATTGCCCTGATCAAACTGCAAGACCGCCTCACATTCAATTCATCTGTAATGCCAATATGTTTACCTCCAGATGGTGCAACGTATACCCCAAGTATAGCGGG GCTGTCATCAGGGTTTGGTATCACCACAGACCGAGAGGGCAAACAGCTAATAACAAACAGACTTCAGTATGTGCGCCTCCCTGTGGTGACACAACAGAATTGCAGGAATTCAATCAATGCGCTAAAGAGAACAAATAACCAAGTACCCAGTCTGACAGACAACATGTTTTGTGCTGGAGTCCCTGAAGGTGGGAAGGACTCCTGCCAAGGTGACAGCGGAAGCGCCTTTGCCCTGAGGGATGATGGGAAGTTTTGGGCTGCTGGGATTGTAAGCTGGGGTGTTGACTGTGGAGTGCCAGGGAGATATGGAGTGTACACAAAGGTCATTAACTATGTGGACTGGATCCGCAACACCATGCAGGAGAACTGA
- the c1s.2 gene encoding complement C1s subcomponent, protein MLTLSLLLLLLSQSGYSLLLGWVESPGYPKGYLPHSSLNWSRCAPKGHTLSIRLVHLDLEDSPDCESDSVKVFSDGSLISLLCGKRPFEELESTVNPLLVSSPGGCLSLSFHSDYSNTRRHSGFRGFYTTQDYDECEDDPENGCTHFCHNWIGGYHCSCRHGYHLDADEHTCTVSCTEDLSGLRYGDISSPSWPGSYAENARCVYTLSVETHQQLELHFSEIFDVEQSPDGQCIDTLTIKTHSGKLGPFCGHTPPPSPLLTHSHRVHIHFKTDGFGTNKGFSFHFQTRGKVCPAVISPHSTVSPPKLEYHEDEVVTVTCDVGYVANTEGAKIMTSDYVSTCQRAGVWSPSYICEPVDCGFPDLPEDGILIMVGSGSQYGDQIQFNCSSKYYSLDIDDSYTCSATGEWVSTDGNAEIPKCIETCGMPKRNPSSSARIIGGSNANLGEIPWHLLIKEPRRGGASLINDRWAVTAAHVVEGLEENSLRLYGGLVNGRTAEDRFSGVVSLDSERIIIHPGYTTLVSSATRTNYDNDIALIKFTSKVNLGPNLLPICLPEGNSDLTVNEMGIVSGWGATERGFKSAILKYAQIGVYSLERCQDTPILPPNYYMTFTNNMFCAGYEGRDSCEMDSGGPFTVPGGTGKPYRLMGIVSWGPPCRERQYKGYYTKVANYVDWIKNTIETVGNS, encoded by the exons ATGTTAACATTAAG TCTTTTGCTTCTCCTGCTGTCCCAGTCTGGCTACTCTCTGCTGCTGGGATGGGTGGAGTCTCCTGGATATCCTAAAGGATACTTACCCCATTCCAGTCTGAACTGGAGCAGGTGTGCCCCCAAAGGTCACACCCTCTCCATCAGGCTCGTCCACCTGGACCTGGAGGACAGCCCAGACTGTGAAAGCGACAGTGTGAAG GTGTTTTCAGATGGAAGCTTAATTTCTCTTCTGTGCGGCAAAAGACCGTTTGAGGAGCTGGAATCCACTGTAAACCCGCTGCTCGTCTCCAGTCCTGGCGgctgtctttctctttctttccacTCTGATTACTCAAATACCAGACGACACTCAGGATTCAGAGGCTTCTACACCACTCAAG ATTACGATGAATGTGAGGATGACCCAGAGAACGGTTGCACGCATTTTTGCCACAACTGGATTGGAGGGTACCACTGCTCCTGTCGCCATGGTTACCACTTAGATGCAGACGAACACACATGCACTG TGAGCTGTACAGAGGATCTGTCAGGGCTGAGATATGGTGACATTTCCAGTCCCTCGTGGCCCGGTTCATATGCAGAAAATGCCAGATGTGTGTACACTCTGTCTGTGGAGACCCACCAACAGCTGGAGCTGCACTTCTCTGAGATTTTTGATGTGGAACAAAGCCCTGATGGCCAGTGCATAGATACATTGACG ATAAAGACTCATTCTGGGAAACTGGGGCCATTCTGTGGCCACACACCTCCCCCATCACCTCTTCTCACCCACTCACATCGTGTCCACATCCACTTCAAGACTGATGGATTTGGCACCAACAAAGGCTTCAGTTTCCACTTCCAGACCAGAG GCAAAGTGTGTCCTGCAGTGATAAGTCCACACTCCACTGTGTCTCCTCCGAAACTGGAGTATCATGAGGATGAAGTTGTGACAGTAACATGTGATGTTGGTTATGTTGCAAACACT GAAGGTGCAAAGATCATGACTTCAGATTATGTGTCGACATGCCAGAGAGCAGGTGTGTGGAGCCCCAGTTACATCTGTGAAC CTGTGGATTGTGGTTTCCCTGATCTTCCAGAGGATGGCATCTTGATAATGGTGGGTTCAGGGAGCCAGTACGGAGACCAGATCCAGTTCAACTGCAGTTCGAAGTACTATTCACTGGACATAGATG ATTCCTACACTTGTAGTGCCACTGGTGAATGGGTATCAACTGATGGCAACGCAGAGATTCCAAAATGCATTGAAA CATGTGGGATGCCTAAAAGGAACCCTTCAAGTTCCGCCAGGATCATAGGAGGTTCTAACGCCAACCTGGGGGAAATACCGTGGCATCTTCTGATTAAAGAACCACGTAGAGGAGGAGCATCTCTGATCAATGACAGATGGGCTGTGACTGCAGCTCATGTTGTGGAGGGGCTTGAAGAAAACTCTTTGCGTCTCTATGGTGGACTGGTAAATGGCAGAACAGCAGAAGACAGGTTTTCTGGTGTAGTTTCCTTGGACAGTGAGAGGATCATTATCCATCCAGGCTACACGACACTTGTCTCCTCTGCCACTCGTACCAATTACGACAATGATATCGCTCTCATCAAGTTTACCTCAAAGGTCAATCTTGGCCCAAACCTACTTCCTATTTGTCTGCCTGAAGGGAACAGTGACTTAACAGTGAATGAAATGGGTATAGTGTCAGGCTGGGGTGCAACAGAAAGGGGCTTTAAGTCTGCCATATTGAAATACGCTCAGATTGGGGTCTACTCTCTTGAAAGGTGTCAGGATACACCCATCTTGCCACCTAACTATTACATGACATTCACTAATAACATGTTCTGTGCAGGATATGAGGGGAGGGACAGCTGTGAGATGGACAGTGGAGGTCCGTTTACTGTGCCAGGGGGTACAGGCAAACCCTATCGCCTAATGGGTATCGTGTCCTGGGGACCCCCCTGTCGTGAGCGTCAGTACAAGGGTTACTATACCAAGGTGGCAAATTATGTTGACTGGATTAAAAACACAATAGAAACAGTGGGAAACTCATAA